Proteins co-encoded in one Kamptonema formosum PCC 6407 genomic window:
- a CDS encoding substrate-binding domain-containing protein, whose product MMKITRTKVYRSCLFLSGMILLLTACAQGSTTSKAKIDNKASTENKSKEILGIQRIESKLIKSPSTQDSTKQSIVLPGVNPLELEGTLAISGSPVVLPISQAIAQRFIQDGYPSKIALSSIDTGVSFKLLCEEKKVDIVNTVRPITSQELAICSQSGIEPIGFPIAIDAVTIVVSSQNKFVPNSLTRDELAKVFTVEKWSDVNPKWPAEAIKRIIPAGVSAGGAVDLFAQAILNGNVSQIINARNTISYHFVEQLHSEALINPYMVGFLEYGSYKQNRDKLKAIAIDRVDPFLPAYPLTRYLYIYVDAKAIRQRPEVEGFVNYYLTYVSPEVPSLGYFPVKLTVLDESKIKLLQVKNNQ is encoded by the coding sequence ATGATGAAGATAACTAGAACAAAGGTTTACAGAAGTTGCTTATTTTTGAGCGGCATGATTTTACTATTAACAGCTTGCGCCCAAGGATCGACAACTTCAAAGGCAAAGATTGACAATAAGGCTAGTACAGAAAATAAATCGAAAGAAATCTTAGGTATTCAGCGGATCGAGAGTAAATTAATTAAATCTCCCTCAACCCAAGACTCAACTAAACAGAGTATTGTGCTACCGGGGGTAAATCCTCTGGAACTGGAGGGAACACTCGCAATATCGGGATCGCCGGTAGTTTTGCCGATTAGTCAGGCTATTGCTCAACGTTTTATTCAAGATGGCTATCCCAGCAAGATTGCGCTCTCTAGTATTGATACCGGAGTTAGCTTCAAGCTACTTTGTGAGGAGAAAAAGGTAGATATTGTCAATACGGTGCGCCCGATTACCAGTCAGGAGTTAGCGATTTGTTCTCAGTCAGGTATTGAGCCAATAGGCTTTCCCATTGCCATTGATGCAGTGACGATTGTAGTTAGTTCTCAGAATAAATTCGTCCCAAATAGTCTGACGCGCGACGAACTAGCAAAGGTATTTACTGTCGAAAAGTGGTCAGATGTAAATCCTAAATGGCCAGCGGAAGCGATTAAACGCATTATCCCTGCTGGGGTTAGTGCTGGAGGTGCAGTTGACCTATTTGCCCAAGCTATTCTTAATGGGAATGTCAGTCAAATTATTAATGCTCGCAATACGATATCTTATCACTTTGTAGAGCAGTTGCATTCAGAAGCTTTAATTAATCCCTACATGGTTGGCTTTTTAGAGTATGGTTCCTATAAACAAAATCGCGATAAGCTGAAGGCGATCGCGATTGATAGAGTAGATCCTTTCTTGCCAGCATATCCCCTCACTCGTTATTTGTACATTTATGTAGATGCTAAAGCGATTCGGCAACGACCGGAAGTAGAAGGATTTGTTAATTATTACTTGACCTATGTTAGCCCAGAAGTTCCTAGTTTGGGCTATTTCCCAGTTAAACTAACTGTATTGGATGAGTCAAAAATTAAGCTTTTGCAAGTTAAGAATAATCAATAG
- a CDS encoding cyclic nucleotide-binding domain-containing protein produces the protein MDKSLLGWLLLLGLGFPLLSILLGEAVSRLERQHHPLAIGLRQVREYVLPPLAVILVIRQVLRIGDQNSWARFLETLTWVAVIVAGLSLINALLTTKKQPIKGQIHVPNLFFQIARGLVILAIGYHIINGVWEISLTGFSEAVGLASAVIALALQDTLSNLVSGLLLLFAKPFRAGDWIEIDEKQGRVLEQNWWSVTIVTSEWKLNIPNGVLSQASIINYGQGAIWKNISASFSYDDSPNKVMTALNSLIEGIDAIEDKGSAVVSSYEDDRIIYNLSYKILPEQDANVSGQLKSRLYYLTKRYGFTLPYPMKEECSLDLQELATYLQSLPYFSTLNDHQINKLAESVTFKAYGNGELIIQEGKEDEGFYIMFKGRGHAYFKDEKGERQTVDKLELNQAFGEMAIFPGEVSPVTTVADEDVEVVVIPADAIVQAIESNNKFASEILQYIEERKKMIRLAKGIKDGASPLISKNGRRVQVE, from the coding sequence ATGGATAAATCACTTTTGGGATGGCTATTGCTTTTAGGTCTAGGATTCCCATTGTTAAGTATATTGCTGGGTGAAGCAGTTTCAAGATTGGAACGACAGCACCACCCATTAGCAATTGGTTTGCGTCAGGTGCGCGAGTATGTGTTACCTCCCTTAGCAGTGATTTTAGTAATCCGACAGGTTTTAAGGATCGGCGACCAAAATTCCTGGGCGCGTTTTTTAGAAACGTTAACTTGGGTTGCTGTTATTGTGGCGGGACTCTCTTTAATCAATGCCCTGCTGACCACAAAAAAGCAACCAATAAAAGGGCAAATTCATGTACCTAATCTGTTCTTTCAGATAGCCAGGGGGCTAGTGATTTTAGCCATTGGCTATCACATTATTAATGGAGTTTGGGAGATAAGTTTGACTGGCTTTAGTGAAGCTGTGGGGTTAGCTTCAGCAGTAATTGCCCTAGCACTGCAAGACACCCTCAGTAACCTGGTATCAGGATTACTACTGCTATTTGCCAAACCGTTTAGAGCAGGTGATTGGATTGAGATAGATGAAAAACAGGGACGGGTACTTGAGCAAAATTGGTGGTCAGTGACGATAGTAACTTCTGAGTGGAAATTAAACATTCCCAATGGAGTTTTGTCACAGGCAAGCATTATCAATTACGGTCAGGGAGCAATTTGGAAAAATATTTCCGCTAGCTTTTCTTATGATGATTCTCCTAATAAAGTGATGACCGCATTAAATAGTCTGATAGAGGGTATAGATGCGATCGAAGACAAAGGTTCGGCTGTGGTAAGTTCATACGAAGATGACCGTATCATCTACAACCTTTCCTACAAAATACTGCCTGAACAAGATGCTAACGTTTCTGGGCAACTTAAATCCCGACTTTATTATCTGACTAAACGTTATGGTTTTACTCTACCTTATCCGATGAAAGAGGAGTGCAGTCTCGATCTACAAGAATTGGCAACTTATTTGCAATCGCTGCCTTATTTCTCGACACTTAACGATCATCAGATTAACAAACTGGCTGAAAGCGTTACATTTAAAGCCTATGGCAACGGTGAGTTAATTATTCAGGAAGGTAAAGAAGATGAGGGGTTTTATATTATGTTTAAGGGTAGGGGACACGCTTACTTCAAAGATGAGAAAGGTGAGCGCCAGACAGTGGACAAGCTGGAACTTAACCAAGCATTTGGTGAAATGGCGATCTTTCCAGGAGAGGTAAGTCCGGTAACGACCGTTGCTGATGAGGATGTTGAGGTTGTGGTGATTCCCGCAGATGCAATTGTCCAAGCGATTGAGTCTAATAATAAATTTGCCTCTGAGATTCTTCAGTATATTGAAGAACGGAAAAAGATGATTCGACTTGCCAAAGGAATCAAAGATGGGGCGAGTCCATTAATTAGTAAAAATGGTCGGCGGGTGCAAGTAGAATGA
- a CDS encoding adenylate/guanylate cyclase domain-containing protein produces MLNPLNRLHKFRNDSLGNLKLDRWTIQSKLQALLLGVSLGSVVVVSGIGWYQTQATLRSKIAEQLEGISTTKAEQFESYFENLNNQVGMLAADGNVVKAMVELNSGYRILESNLIPPEWDKALDTYYSEKFFPRLQKNLSPEAINPSVYIPTGQAARYLQYHYIASNPNPVGEKNKLLDAGDGSDYSKAHAKYQQFLAEIIERFGYYDLFLINHKTGDIIYSYFKETDFATSRLQGFYYQSSLADLVQKVQSNPTKGNIQVADFKPYRPSYNAPAAFVATPIYSGSNMIGILAVQIPTDKIDQAISRNNNWETSGLQKTGEAYLVGPDALMRSTSRFWVEDPKKYQNIVGNTGTDKRTLELMENFKTTIGLQKIDSTAAQAALEGKQGMMVNSNYRGVEVLSAYSPLKLNGLNWAILAEIEVGEAYSPLYNLQIILLIAAALFLLGTAFLAAMAAKIFTTPLRRLSENARKLSAGDLDVEVEVKSQDEFGELATEFKEVANKLRQTEEQLQIKDRENSILLNNILPNAIAERRKQGEESIADNLKQVTILNVNLAGISELNKRLSPQKMTELLTQLFDDFDSAAERYGLERLNSATTSYMAVCGLTQARFDHSQRAVDLALVMLEIIQRLNVNYNSPLALRISIHAGSVTTGVVGTERFGYKIWGETAYIASSLQNQPNLNYILLTQSVYERIADSYTFIKNPVVKIQGFPEIETWTLVTIRKLVPSQVELVQSSFEKVKPIADKAAELFYQRLFELSPSLRPLFKGEMKEQERKLMATLALAVEGLRRPDRIILAVQDLGRRHAGYGVKAEYYDIVGEALLWTLGQGLGVEFTIPVRKAWEEAYTFLSEIMKEAAAEIELENIGV; encoded by the coding sequence ATGTTAAATCCCTTAAATCGCTTACATAAGTTCCGTAATGACTCACTAGGTAATCTCAAACTAGACCGCTGGACAATTCAATCCAAGCTGCAAGCATTGCTACTAGGAGTTAGCCTCGGTTCTGTAGTAGTAGTTAGTGGGATCGGTTGGTATCAAACACAAGCCACCCTCAGAAGCAAAATCGCCGAACAACTTGAAGGTATTAGCACCACCAAAGCCGAGCAGTTTGAGTCCTACTTTGAAAATTTGAACAATCAAGTGGGGATGCTGGCAGCAGACGGCAACGTAGTTAAAGCGATGGTAGAGTTGAATTCAGGCTATCGCATCTTGGAAAGCAACCTTATTCCCCCCGAATGGGATAAAGCTTTAGATACTTACTACAGCGAAAAATTTTTTCCTCGGTTGCAAAAGAATTTATCCCCGGAAGCAATAAACCCCAGTGTTTATATTCCCACCGGACAAGCGGCTCGCTATCTCCAGTATCACTACATTGCTTCTAATCCCAATCCTGTCGGCGAAAAAAACAAGCTCCTCGATGCTGGTGATGGCAGCGATTACAGCAAAGCTCATGCCAAATATCAACAATTCTTAGCAGAAATCATCGAAAGATTCGGCTATTACGATTTATTTTTGATTAACCATAAAACAGGGGATATCATCTATTCCTATTTTAAAGAGACAGATTTTGCCACCAGTAGGCTACAGGGTTTTTACTACCAGAGCTCACTAGCGGATTTAGTGCAGAAAGTCCAGTCAAATCCGACCAAAGGTAACATTCAGGTTGCTGATTTCAAACCTTACCGCCCCTCTTATAACGCGCCCGCCGCTTTCGTGGCAACACCAATTTATAGCGGTTCTAACATGATTGGCATCTTGGCAGTACAAATTCCCACTGACAAAATTGACCAGGCTATTAGCCGGAATAATAATTGGGAAACCAGTGGTTTGCAGAAAACAGGAGAAGCTTATTTAGTCGGGCCAGATGCCTTAATGCGTTCCACATCCCGTTTTTGGGTTGAAGACCCCAAAAAATATCAAAATATTGTTGGTAATACCGGGACTGATAAGAGAACTCTCGAACTAATGGAGAACTTCAAAACTACCATTGGCTTACAGAAAATCGACTCGACCGCCGCCCAAGCCGCCTTAGAAGGAAAACAAGGCATGATGGTAAATAGCAACTATCGGGGTGTAGAGGTATTGAGTGCTTACTCCCCTCTAAAGTTGAACGGGTTAAATTGGGCAATTTTGGCAGAAATCGAAGTGGGGGAAGCTTATAGTCCACTTTACAACTTACAGATAATTTTGTTGATTGCAGCAGCGCTTTTCCTACTAGGAACGGCATTTTTAGCCGCAATGGCAGCGAAAATTTTTACCACTCCCCTGCGTCGCTTAAGTGAAAATGCACGGAAACTTAGTGCTGGGGACTTGGATGTAGAAGTTGAGGTAAAATCCCAAGACGAGTTTGGGGAATTGGCAACAGAGTTTAAAGAGGTGGCGAACAAATTACGTCAAACTGAAGAGCAACTGCAAATCAAGGATCGGGAGAATAGTATTCTGTTGAATAATATCCTACCCAATGCGATCGCCGAACGCAGGAAACAAGGAGAGGAATCCATTGCTGACAACCTCAAGCAAGTAACCATCCTCAATGTTAATCTGGCGGGGATTTCTGAGCTCAACAAACGCCTGTCACCGCAAAAAATGACAGAATTACTTACCCAGCTATTTGATGACTTTGACTCAGCAGCAGAACGCTATGGGTTGGAACGACTAAACTCCGCGACTACAAGCTATATGGCAGTATGCGGGCTCACCCAAGCCAGGTTTGACCACAGCCAGCGAGCGGTTGATTTGGCCCTAGTCATGTTAGAAATCATCCAGCGTCTGAATGTTAATTATAATTCTCCCTTGGCTTTACGCATCAGCATTCATGCGGGTTCTGTCACAACAGGGGTAGTAGGAACAGAGAGATTTGGCTACAAAATTTGGGGAGAAACAGCCTATATAGCCAGCAGTCTCCAGAACCAGCCTAATTTGAACTATATTTTACTAACTCAAAGTGTCTACGAACGGATAGCAGATAGCTACACTTTCATCAAAAACCCGGTTGTCAAAATTCAAGGTTTTCCAGAAATAGAAACCTGGACACTTGTAACTATCAGAAAGTTAGTTCCCAGTCAGGTCGAGTTAGTTCAATCATCCTTTGAAAAAGTAAAGCCTATTGCCGATAAAGCTGCCGAACTTTTCTACCAACGACTATTTGAATTAAGCCCTTCTCTACGTCCTTTATTTAAGGGAGAGATGAAAGAACAGGAACGTAAGCTAATGGCTACCCTTGCTCTAGCAGTGGAAGGTTTGCGTCGGCCAGACCGGATTATCCTAGCCGTTCAAGATTTGGGTCGCCGTCATGCGGGCTATGGAGTCAAAGCTGAATACTACGATATTGTGGGCGAAGCGTTGCTGTGGACGTTAGGGCAAGGACTGGGTGTAGAATTTACTATACCAGTCCGAAAAGCATGGGAAGAAGCTTACACATTTCTGAGCGAAATTATGAAAGAAGCAGCAGCAGAAATTGAGTTAGAAAATATCGGTGTGTAA
- a CDS encoding tetratricopeptide repeat protein, with protein sequence MNDINQVASALEGKDYRKAAQLLKQLQKDSPENPWVKFYIARYYELTNKLESAEKIYRQLLRDTTSPKIVAQTRQAIQRLETIEQNRRKDAIALSKNDPRNAEPGLLILEPVSPENKPAAIQHISRILKIDPYTARTQIQSRGWRLYKTGTVGELRVYGEELLSAGIPVFWATLADIQKIQVFRVQYFQSLSPQPTAICKNELDQLGSLTFNWSEVSQCVEGLLPLFIEVMDYSPHRRSEKFRHKEITQDYAQIWDLHLPSRKCILRLCDQTYQFQKGITAEKIKESESKTQNSQNTARINWNNLVETFNQQLSVNLSSEFTPFAETALNYTQMLSRLKSHIDIERKSESPWDTAFQLYSVLVFLKSQGQNK encoded by the coding sequence ATGAATGACATTAATCAGGTTGCCTCCGCCCTTGAGGGCAAAGACTACCGAAAAGCGGCCCAATTGCTTAAACAGCTACAGAAAGACTCTCCCGAAAACCCCTGGGTGAAGTTCTATATTGCACGCTACTACGAACTTACCAACAAACTAGAATCCGCCGAAAAAATTTATCGGCAACTGCTACGGGACACTACTAGCCCTAAAATAGTCGCTCAAACCCGTCAGGCCATCCAACGGCTCGAAACCATAGAACAAAATCGACGAAAAGATGCGATCGCACTCTCTAAAAATGACCCACGCAACGCCGAACCTGGACTCTTAATCCTAGAACCCGTCAGCCCAGAAAATAAACCAGCCGCTATACAACATATAAGTAGAATTCTCAAAATTGACCCCTATACTGCCCGGACGCAAATCCAAAGTCGGGGCTGGCGGTTATACAAAACAGGCACAGTTGGAGAATTGCGGGTTTATGGAGAAGAACTACTCAGCGCAGGCATTCCCGTCTTCTGGGCCACATTAGCCGACATCCAAAAAATTCAAGTCTTTCGAGTCCAATATTTCCAGTCCCTTTCTCCCCAACCCACCGCCATTTGCAAAAACGAACTCGACCAGCTTGGCTCTCTCACATTCAACTGGTCAGAAGTGAGCCAGTGCGTCGAGGGACTATTGCCCCTGTTTATCGAAGTTATGGACTACTCCCCCCACCGACGCAGTGAAAAATTCCGCCATAAAGAAATCACCCAAGACTATGCCCAAATTTGGGACTTGCACCTACCCAGTAGAAAGTGCATATTGCGGCTATGCGACCAAACCTATCAATTTCAAAAAGGCATTACAGCCGAAAAAATAAAAGAGTCAGAGAGCAAAACTCAAAACTCCCAAAATACTGCCAGAATCAACTGGAACAACTTAGTAGAAACCTTCAATCAGCAGCTATCCGTCAACCTCTCATCTGAATTTACTCCCTTTGCAGAGACAGCCTTAAATTATACCCAAATGTTAAGCCGACTTAAATCCCACATTGACATTGAGCGCAAATCCGAAAGTCCTTGGGATACAGCTTTTCAATTGTACAGCGTGCTAGTTTTCCTCAAAAGTCAAGGTCAAAATAAGTAG
- a CDS encoding esterase/lipase family protein has product MDSLSDRNPVVLIHGIWDTSAIFNAMTVYLSQRGWQVYSLDLIPNDGSLGLEFLAQQLAEFINTSFKPKQPLDLIGFSMGGIVSRYYVQRLGGIERVQRFITISSPHYGTQTAYSRGLPGYVQMRPASSFLRDLNYDAAMLQDINFTSIWTPFDGMIIPAQSSQMPIGKEIKYNVLLHSLMKSDPKVLQAIVQELEAPVKELNIQKNVNG; this is encoded by the coding sequence ATGGATAGTTTAAGCGATCGCAACCCAGTCGTACTCATTCACGGCATCTGGGACACAAGCGCCATTTTTAACGCGATGACAGTATACTTGAGCCAGCGGGGTTGGCAAGTCTACAGCCTCGATTTAATCCCCAACGACGGCAGCCTCGGCCTTGAATTCCTCGCCCAGCAACTCGCAGAATTCATTAATACCAGCTTTAAGCCAAAACAGCCTTTAGATTTAATCGGTTTCAGCATGGGCGGCATAGTCAGCCGCTACTACGTGCAACGGTTAGGTGGAATTGAGCGCGTACAACGCTTTATCACCATTTCTTCCCCTCACTACGGAACCCAAACTGCTTACTCTCGCGGGCTACCTGGGTACGTGCAAATGCGTCCGGCTAGTAGTTTTTTGCGGGATTTGAATTATGATGCTGCTATGCTGCAAGATATCAATTTTACATCAATCTGGACTCCTTTTGATGGCATGATTATCCCCGCTCAAAGTTCCCAGATGCCTATAGGTAAAGAGATTAAATACAACGTTTTGCTGCACTCTTTGATGAAGAGCGATCCCAAAGTCTTACAAGCAATAGTTCAAGAACTAGAAGCACCAGTTAAGGAGTTAAATATTCAAAAAAATGTTAATGGTTAA
- a CDS encoding esterase/lipase family protein, whose protein sequence is MNSDRDRNPVLLIHGLFVNSKVFRRMSAYLTNLGWQVYSLNLTPNYGNVGLDELAGRVADYADRTFGLEQKFDLVGLSMGGLVSRYYVQRLGGINRVQRFIAISAPHNGTWMAYSLWGKGCVQMRPKSAFIEDLNRDISMLEQINFTSIWTDWDFIIVPATSSQIPVGKELKLPIFAHGNMVRHSKSLEAVAEALAAPIKPHPQPGHIRYDQKSPQFRGNI, encoded by the coding sequence ATGAACAGCGATCGCGACCGCAACCCAGTGTTACTAATTCACGGACTCTTCGTAAACTCAAAGGTTTTTCGGAGAATGTCTGCTTATTTAACCAACTTAGGTTGGCAGGTATATAGCTTAAATCTCACTCCTAATTACGGCAATGTCGGGCTTGATGAATTAGCGGGCAGAGTAGCAGATTATGCAGATCGAACCTTTGGCTTAGAACAGAAATTCGATCTAGTTGGCTTAAGCATGGGTGGTTTAGTCAGCCGCTATTATGTACAGCGATTAGGTGGAATTAACCGAGTACAGAGGTTTATCGCTATCTCTGCCCCTCATAACGGCACTTGGATGGCCTATAGTCTTTGGGGAAAAGGCTGCGTACAGATGCGCCCCAAAAGTGCTTTTATTGAAGACTTAAATCGAGATATCTCTATGCTAGAACAGATAAATTTTACCTCAATCTGGACTGATTGGGATTTCATCATTGTTCCAGCTACTAGCTCGCAAATACCAGTGGGTAAAGAGTTAAAATTACCGATTTTTGCTCATGGCAATATGGTCAGACACAGCAAGAGTTTAGAGGCGGTTGCTGAAGCATTGGCAGCACCAATTAAACCGCATCCCCAACCTGGGCATATTCGCTATGACCAAAAATCGCCTCAGTTTCGCGGTAATATTTAA
- a CDS encoding VOC family protein — protein MNQVIFHLAFPVTDIAQTKAFYRDGLGCEIGRESPNSLILSLCGHQIVAHISHEPLTPQRGIYPRHFGLVFTSEADWEALLERSQQKGLQFYQEAKRRFVGLPTEHRTFFLIDPFHNILEFKYYRETEAIFGHSEYAQVGDAV, from the coding sequence ATGAACCAAGTTATCTTTCATCTTGCCTTCCCCGTTACCGATATTGCCCAGACAAAAGCCTTTTACAGGGATGGCTTGGGCTGCGAAATCGGTCGCGAAAGCCCTAATTCATTAATTTTAAGTCTTTGCGGTCATCAAATCGTCGCCCACATCAGTCACGAACCGCTAACGCCCCAACGCGGTATCTACCCCAGACACTTTGGGCTGGTTTTTACCTCTGAGGCCGATTGGGAAGCATTATTAGAGCGATCGCAACAAAAGGGATTACAATTCTATCAAGAAGCTAAAAGGCGATTTGTGGGTTTACCTACAGAACATCGCACTTTCTTTTTAATAGATCCCTTTCACAACATACTAGAGTTTAAATATTACCGCGAAACTGAGGCGATTTTTGGTCATAGCGAATATGCCCAGGTTGGGGATGCGGTTTAA
- a CDS encoding TIGR00297 family protein: MQNSEFLFNYSLLFNPWVVAIALNTVLLAIANLSPKKLLTPAGLFHAWLLGVLIWGCLGWQGYVVVMFYFLLGSAVTRVGLAQKEAEGIAEKRSGARGPENVWGSALIAAFCALGVFIVGILPPSYAGDFKGVIALLMLGYVASFSTKLSDTCASEIGKAYGKRTFLITTLQPVPRGTEGAVSLEGTLAGIVASVAIALLGWAVGLIDLTGLIFCVVAAFVATNIESVIGATLQSKFDWLTNEVVNIFNTAIGAIVAVLLALAWSYIW, translated from the coding sequence ATGCAGAACTCTGAATTCCTCTTTAATTATTCATTGTTATTCAATCCTTGGGTGGTAGCGATCGCACTAAATACAGTTTTACTCGCGATCGCTAACCTCTCGCCCAAAAAGTTACTCACTCCCGCAGGGTTATTTCACGCTTGGCTGTTGGGCGTACTCATCTGGGGCTGTTTGGGTTGGCAAGGATATGTGGTGGTAATGTTTTATTTTCTACTCGGATCGGCCGTTACCCGCGTTGGCTTAGCCCAAAAAGAGGCCGAAGGTATTGCAGAAAAGCGTTCCGGCGCTAGAGGGCCGGAGAATGTCTGGGGTTCTGCTCTGATCGCTGCTTTTTGCGCCTTGGGCGTGTTTATCGTGGGTATTTTGCCCCCCTCTTACGCAGGGGATTTTAAGGGGGTTATTGCGCTATTAATGTTAGGCTACGTGGCTAGTTTTAGCACTAAGCTTTCCGACACCTGCGCTAGTGAAATCGGTAAAGCTTACGGTAAGCGGACTTTTCTGATTACTACGCTGCAACCCGTACCCAGAGGGACAGAAGGGGCGGTAAGTTTAGAGGGTACATTGGCGGGAATTGTGGCTTCAGTGGCGATCGCACTTCTGGGCTGGGCCGTTGGTTTGATTGATTTGACAGGATTAATATTTTGTGTAGTTGCTGCTTTTGTTGCGACTAATATAGAGAGTGTAATTGGTGCGACGTTGCAATCTAAGTTTGACTGGTTAACGAATGAAGTGGTTAATATTTTCAATACTGCGATCGGCGCGATCGTTGCGGTGTTATTAGCTTTAGCCTGGAGTTATATTTGGTGA